The sequence below is a genomic window from Pseudomonadota bacterium.
GTTTTGTTGCATCAAGGCAGATCAGGGCAACAGGTGGGCTCTGGCTGCACTATAAAGACACGGACCTTTACATAGACCCGGGACCGGGTGCACTCGTGAAGCTTCACGCATCAAAAGAGAGGTTCGACCCCATTCAATTGGACGGGATTATACTTACCCACAAACACATAGACCATGCAAACGACGTGAATATTATGATTGAAGCTATGACAGACGGGGGATTTAAGAAGAAGGGGACGCTTTTTTGTCCGGAAGATGCTATAAATGGTGATCCTATCGTTCTGCAATACGTGAGA
It includes:
- a CDS encoding MBL fold metallo-hydrolase → MEGYIKFLGTGGARFVASRQIRATGGLWLHYKDTDLYIDPGPGALVKLHASKERFDPIQLDGIILTHKHIDHANDVNIMIEAMTDGGFKKKGTLFCPEDAINGDPIVLQYVRKYLDSIVLLHEGGHYTVKDITFNTPVHHVHPVETYGIIFHLNKKIALIADTRFFDTLPE